In Anopheles gambiae chromosome 2, idAnoGambNW_F1_1, whole genome shotgun sequence, a single window of DNA contains:
- the LOC1275723 gene encoding large ribosomal subunit protein eL15, with protein MGAYRYVQELYRKKQSDVMRYLLRIRVWQYRQMTRFHRAPRPSRPDKARRLGYKAKQGFSIFRIRVRRGGRKRPVPKGCTYGKPKSHGVNQLKPYRCLQSVAEERVGRRLGGLRVLNSYWVAQDAAHKYFEVIMVDPAHNAIRRDPNVNWICNAVHKHRELRGLTSAGKSSRGLGKGYRYSQTIGGSRRACWRRRNRLHLRRYR; from the exons ATGGGGGCATATCGATACGTCCAGGAGCTGTACCGCAAAAAGCAGAGCGATGTGATGCGCTACCTGCTGCGTATCCGCGTTTGGCAGTACCGCCAAATGACCAGATTCCACCGTGCACCGCGTCCCTCGCGCCCGGACAAGGCACGCCGTCTCGGATACAAGGCCAAGCAGGGCTTCTCCATCTTCCGTATTCGTGTCCGTCGTGGCGGCCGTAAACGCCCGGTCCCCAAGGGTTGCACGTACGGCAAGCCCAAGAGCCATGGTGTCAACCAGCTCAAGCCGTACCGCTGCCTGCAGTCCGTCGCTGAG GAACGTGTCGGTCGCCGGCTGGGAGGTCTGCGCGTGCTGAACTCGTACTGGGTTGCTCAGGACGCTGCCCATAAGTACTTTGAGGTCATCATGGTCGATCCCGCCCATAACGCTATCCGTCGTGACCCGAACGTTAACTGGATCTGTAACGCCGTGCACAAGCATCGTGAACTTCGTGGTCTCACTTCCGCTGGAAAGAGTTCGCGTGGTTTGGGCAAGGGCTACCGCTACTCCCAGACCATTGGTGGATCCCGTCGCGCCTGCTGGCGTCGTCGTAACCGTCTGCACCTGCGACGTTACCGTTAA